The nucleotide sequence GTTCAAGCTGAAGACATTTTATACTGTAATGTggacaaatatttttcaataagACCCATTTACTAAAACATGCCAAATGCATCACTTTTCTCTCTGAAGTCCATGAAACAACTCgtgtgtttaaaataaatcagattctTTACCACTTTGTTGACTTGGATCTTACCAGAGTGGGCAATAATTAACATTTTATATATGAGTATTTAAGTGAGCTGTTGAAGAAAGTCTAAAAGGAAACATCGTGTTCCGGTATCTCACAGCCCTTTGTTGACTGTGACACTGTATCAGTCGCTACCAGAGAAAACCAGTTTCCTGTATTTGGGTTTATAGTTGcctgttgtttaaaaatagaacaatttagaaaaagcaaatatacCACAGCTTTCTGCTAGATTTGCTTACCAATAGCTGAACTGTGATGCTGTACTATTAGAAAAGTGCAGTTATTTTTTCAGGGGAGGTTTGTGCATCCTTGTGCCTCCTCCTTTCAGTTGTTTTCTGCCACGCATCCCATATGTATCCAGCTGCAGCAACTGGTTACAAATGGGTTGTTTCTAAGGGCAGTTCAGCAAAATTCTGTGAACAAGCCCAGGGCTTTGTGCTGCTTTGTTTAGGTGGACctggttttctcttttcagttccAGAATGTGAAGTTGAGGCTCTGAAGATAACAGTAGCATATTCCACAGGCCCTGAGGAAACTGAGTTGCCTGATGGTTCTTGAACGTGGAAGAAAACTTTTGGTGAAGGCTGTATGTTGACGTATATAACATCTTCCGGTTTCGGCTGAGGTTGGTGCCTTATGACAGCATAGATTGTACTATCATTCAGTTCCCCTTCTGCCATTCtacttgctttgtttcttctgtcCTTCTGAGAGgccacaaagaataaaaaaaaaaaaaaaggaattcagcaTTTTTTGCCTATATTAGTCTTAGTTCATCTACAACCACAAATATTTTCTCCTTGTATCATGAaactggggaggaggggaggggatgcATGGAAAAAGGGAAAGTGTGCTCAGGGAAGTTTATAAAACTTCTGCACAAAACTCCACTTCCTAAGATTTAAGGGACTGCGTAGTTGCAGCAACAGTTAACACACCAAATATTTAGGGCGACTGCAACTAGCGAAGTTTTCCTTTGATGAGAAACTTTGGTGATGTGGCTGAAGATTCAAGGCCAGTTAATtatcaaaaatatatatttgttattatatttatttttcagagtactataaacaaaaatatgcagAAGGGCTATGACTTAACCAAGTTAGGTTGTGTCTGCTTTGCAACAAGATGTCAGACAGCTAACAAACACAGACAGCTAGCTTTAGTCTGAGTGGATGCGtgtggatgcttgtgtgttttatACTCCCCGTGAGTGGTGAACACAGACGCAGTCTTTGCATGACAGAGATGGAACAAAGCACCAGGAATGTGGGATTTCTCATGATGTCTTACCTGCAGTGCTGCTTGTCTGAAAGAGGGGTGTCTGCCAAAGTCCATCCCTTTTCCTGCCATGAAGGACAGAATTTCCTTTGAGTGTAAacctttaaattttcattttaaaaatcactaccCCCACTATCCCTTCCCTGCAATTTAACTCACATCTTGCATTTCACTCTCAGCCCAGTCTCATTGTCACCCTGGACAATGATTGCTATGAACAG is from Strix aluco isolate bStrAlu1 chromosome 25, bStrAlu1.hap1, whole genome shotgun sequence and encodes:
- the LOC141934717 gene encoding uncharacterized protein LOC141934717 isoform X2 — its product is MGGFPALLLLLALPGEAGVSRHGDPTRGYQGQGESWNQDADLDTISFPTKKADVANPTDDSNKDHRTLYALMVLSSFLPTTALIATVILLITTYIRRKRAGKGMDFGRHPSFRQAALQKDRRNKASRMAEGELNDSTIYAVIRHQPQPKPEDVIYVNIQPSPKVFFHVQEPSGNSVSSGPVEYATVIFRASTSHSGTEKRKPGPPKQSSTKPWACSQNFAELPLETTHL